The genomic DNA TGGATGGACACGGGGCGTGGGGGACGTGCCGGGGACAGGCGGGCCGGCCTGGGAGAGCACAGGCACTCGGGCCGGTCGACACAGGGTAGGAGCCTGGCTGTGGGACGCTCTGGGCGAGTGCTAGTCCCGTCCCCGCGACGGCCAGACACAGGGTCTGCCCAGAAGAGGTCACCTCCCACCTACGGACCCCACAGCACCCCAGGATCAAGGAGCAGCCCACCAACTGTGCCGCCATTTCGGGAGCTTTCCAAGGGCCGGGCACTGCACGCTTCCCCAGCATCACCACCCCGGCAGCATTATTAGCTCCTTTCCAGAAGACACTGAGGTCGGAGGCGTGAAGTCGCTCGAGGCACGTGGCCAGAAGCGGCAGAGAGGGATTCAAGCCGGTACCCGAGCCCTCTGACTCAGACACACGGAGGCCGCTGACACCACGCAGCGCCCTCCACTGCTGGGCCTTCGCTGGGCCAACGCGGGGCGCAGCGTGGGCCCGGCTGCCCGTGAGGCCACGTCCTCCCACAGCAGACAGGCCAGCTGAGTCCCGGTTCCCTGCGGACTCAAAGAGGAAATCGCAGGCAGGTCCAGGCACGGCCCAGCTGGGGGTTATAGGCTCAAAGTGCACGTAGCCACGTGCCCCGACGCCAACGCCGGGCTTCAGGAAGGGCCGCCCGAGGCTGTGGTGGGTCCCAGGTGCTGCCCCCAAGCCCAAGGACCCCACGTGGCAAGCCACCAGGCAGTGAGCAGCACAGGACCCCCACCGCATGCCGGGCTGCTCCGGGGCTGAGTGCGACCCACAGGCAGCTCGGAGGCCAGGAGCCACAGGTGGGGCCTGGCTCGGGCGAGGCTGGGACGGGGCTGCACGGGGCAGCTGCGGGAGGTAACGAGACCCCAGGTTCCCGGCCCCGGACCAGCGAAGGGAGAGGTGGCCGCAGGGAGCCTGGGACGGGTGAGCACTCAGGGCACCTGACGGGGGTTGGGGACAGGGGAACATAGTCCAAGACAGGGGCGTGGGGTCAGGAGCGTCTCTGGGATGCCACCCGCGGCGCAAGGGGGGTGATGCCGCTGGGCCATCTCCGGGCTCCACCACCCTCGCCCCTGCGCTGCAGCCAAAGCCGGCTGGCCTCAGTATCCTTGCGGGGAGTGGCCCCTGCCCTCTGAGCCTACAAAGGGGTCCGCGGGCACCTCTGGTGACTCAATCGTCTGGTAGTCACTGCGCTCCTGTGACGGCCCAAGGAAACCTGGGGGGTcacaggggaaagagaaagatgaagggTGAGGACTCGGGACATTCCACTGAGCCCCAACCAAGATCCACCCCCGACCAGGAGGGCACTGAGACGCCAAGGGGGTGACAGTCCCCAGCTTTTGGCCGGTGCGCAGCTAGTCCTCCCGTAACCCTACAGAGCAGGTGTtctttttatctatcatctatctatttatctgttttatttattttttgagcagGTGCTCTTAACAGACGGGGAACCTGAGGATCCAAGAGAGGGCCTGACTGCCCCTGAGCGCGGAGCCTGAAGCCGAGGGCATTACACCAGGGCAGCGCGAGCCCGCAGCCAGTGCCCTGGCCACCCCGCGATGGCCTTCCCGGAGCAGCCCGCGCTCGGCGCTCTCTGCTCTGGGCCCGCAGGGTCCTCCCCGCACAGTGGACACCACGTGACTCTGCAGAAGGCCCAGAGCTGGCACTCGCAGAGCCCAGGGTGCCAGGGGCGCGGACTCCGTGTGCCCATACTCTttgctcccctcctgccctgcacACCGTCCTGTGACCCAGCACAAGTCCCAGGGGCTCTGGTCGCCCACTCCCTCATCTGTCCCACGGCAAGAACGTTCCTGACCGTCCCCAgctgggggccaggccagggcaaTGCTGAGGCCACAGGACGCTGCTGCCCAGATCCAGCTGCTCCCGCGGGCGGGTCGCAGGCCCATCGGGCCTCTCTCCTTGGGAGGGGACAGTGGAAGGCCACCGCCtaccctctccctgcctctgagaGAAGGGACGGGAGAAGcatgggaaggagaagaggaaaatgggCCAGGCACCACGAGGAGGAGTGTGGGGGCACAGGCGGGCCAGGGTACGTGGCCGGGACGCCCCCAGACAAAGCGCCCGCGGTTCCGTGCCTGCTGGCCGAGGCTCCGTGGCCCAGGCCAGCAGCTCCCGTCCCTTGGCCGCGGAGCCCGCATGTTGCTGGGGGGGGCTCTAGGCCCGGCGCCCCGCAGGAGCCTACCCCGCGGCATCCGAGCTCCGGCTGACACGGGGTCTGGGCCCGCCCCCGCTCTGCCCGCAGCACGGGAGCCTGCGTTCCCGCTCCCCGGCATTCCGGGCCCCGCTCCCCGGCCCCACCCTCGGACCCCTCACCCCGGGGCCAGGCCCGCtcgctggggcaggggctgcgggTCAGGTGGGACagaggggccgggggcggcggcctCACCcgtatacagcaggtgctcaccgCCGCGCTCCCGGTACATGTGGTAGACGAAGCAGCAGGACAGGGGCTTGAGCAGCAGGCTGAGGATGGCCATGCCCGCGCCGAAGCGCTGCGTGTCCGAGAAGCCCGTCCGCTGGTAGAAGACGCTGAGGTGGACGATGTCCAGGAAGACGGTGGCCGCCAAGCCGCCCAGAAACTGCAAGACAGAGGCACGCGGGCCTGTGCCGTCCGCTGCCACACGCGCCAGCCTGGGCGCTCCGTCCGCGCTCCCGTGGCCCCGGGCTGTGCTGGACGGCAGGTCGGGCCGCGGGCAGGAGCCGCGGGTGAGACGCCCGAACGAGGGCGACAGGGTCGAGCGCAGGGTGGACCCGGGTCTGGGCCTAGCCCATCACCACTCCCGCTCTTCCCTGTCCCTGAGGCCAGGATGGGGCACAAGACTCGGTTCCAGAACCTTTGGGATAGAAGGTCCCTCGGGTTCCCCGGTCCGTCTCTGCCAGTGGGAGCTCCTTCCTCCGCAGTCACCCTGACGGGCCCTCGGGGCgcagtggggctgggggagcgCCTCCGGGACAGAGTTCAGCACGGCTGCATCTGCTCTGACCTCACGATGGAGACGAGCTCCCCGTTGGTGGGGCTCCCGGCCGCACCCCTCCTTGGGGAGGCGGGTTACTGGGCATGTGCTCCAGCGCCCCCGAGGAGCGGGacgctggggcccctgggggaccCCACCCATGCTTCTGTCGGGGCAGCCACAAGGGACTCTGGGCTCTCAGAGCCAGGCAGGCCGGGTGAGACACCTGGGAAtcgggggcaggtgggggcgtCAGGAAGAGACAGGATTGGGATGGGAtgggtgggatgggatgggatggggggcCACGGCCCCTCAGGCCGGTCACCTCCCACTTCCCCTGTCTCACCAGACTTATGGCATCGATGGAGTCCCGCTGAGCCACGGCCCACACGCCCACGGCCAGGACGGTGAAGTTGGCCCAGGGATAGGGCCCCGAGAACGTGATGCAGCCCCTGTGGGAAGAGGTCCCGTCAGGTGCCCACCCTGCAGGTGCCCCCCCTTCCCGAGGCCACTGCTCCGGGGTCCCGGGCCCCTGTGAAGAGGCCGGGGCGCTCGCTCTCCTCCGGCCCAGCTGGGCGCTGGAACCGGCAGCAAACCCCGTCGCCCTCGCTTCCCAAAGGGACCCCGCTCTGGCCCCCTCCAGCCACACGGCCCCCCACCCGCCAGGACCCGCCACCGGGGCCTCTCCCCGCGGGCCCCGGACGCCCACTCCTGCCCACCGGCCCTTCCCTCAACAGCAGCGACTAACGTCACCGGGTGCCGCCCCTCGTCTGCTGAGTCTCCCACAGCTTCCTGCCCACGTGCCATGAAACACAGACCCGCCCCGTGGCCCGAGGAGCCCCGTGACCCAAGGGGCCCCGTGACTCGCCGCCGGCCGCCTGCGTGCGCCGCCCTGAACGCGGGGCCTGCTGTGCCGCTTGAGGCTCGGCCCCGCGTGGACGCCGCGCTCTCGCCCTGACCGCCGGGTGTGACGCGCCCCCTCGACTCTTCCTCACTCGGTGCCGCCCCGTGTGGTTCCCGGGGTGTCGTCACCGACTGCCGACCGACGCGTTTACCTCGGTGGTCGTCAACCCAGCGAAAATAGTAGTTAACCCAGAGCCCCCGGGGGCGCCTGGCCCCGTTTAGGCGCTTTACGTGAACTCAGGGATGCGCGTTTATGGTAACGACCCTAGAAAGCGGGGCGCGCAGTACCCTCGCTCTGAACAGGAGGAAGCCAGGGGCCTGGGCGGCTCGGCTGGggaagcatctgctttgggctcaggtcacgatcccggggtcctgggaacgagccccaggtcaggctccctgcggggcacagagcctgcttctccctctcccgctccccctgcttgtgctcactctgggtcaaataaataaaatgtttaaaaaaaaaaaatgaagacgaGGAAGCTGGGCCACGGGGAGATGACGTGCCTCGGCCCAGGCCGCACAGCCCCCAGGTGCTGCGGCCGGGACGGGGGCTCAGGGGCCGCTGCAGAGGCCGCTCCAGCCACACTCGCCCCGGCCCGGGCCGCCCCTTCACAGCCTCGCGGGCCCTGGAGCGGCCCTAGGGAGCCGCGCAGCAGTTCAGAGCAGAAGGCGAGCGGCGCCGCAGCCTTAGAAGTCACCGGACTTCCTGGTCCTCAGGAGCGAGTGCGGCCCGACCACAACCCAAAGCCCGGGAGTGTGACTGAGAAGTCCACGTCCTGACCCTGCTTCCCGAGGTCATCCGCCGTGACCGTGTGCGACACTCGCAGCGTACTTGGGGGGCTGCCAGAGGCGCGGGAGCTCAACGGTTCCCAGCGCTGGCTGGACAGCGAGGTCGCCCCGGCAGCCCCACGGCGATCGTGGAGTCGCCCGCCACCCTCGGGCCCTCCTTGGCGGCAGGCCCCGGGGGCTGGATGGCACgacacgccccccacccccagccccataGGGAGGGGTGTGCCGTCCTTACAGATGGAAACCGAGGCCCCAGGGGGCGGGACACTCGGTAAGGCCCTGCTCAGGCCCTGCTCAGCTGCGTGTGAATCCTGAGTCGGCCGTCTCTGGGCAGGACTGCGATATGGGAAAAGGGGTCCAGCCCTGCGCCTCGGGTCGTGAGCATCTCCTTGACTCACCCACAGGTGCTCGGCCCGGTGGCTGCTCCCAGACACCCTCCGTAAGCCATCGTGCCTATTAGTGTCTGGAGCTGTGCGTTCACCGCCCGGTGACCTTACACGGGTCAGTTATGCCCTCGTCTTATGGGTGAGAGAACGACGCAGGGAGTCCCAATGACTGACCCGAGGTCACAGACACGAGGAGCTCTAGGCCCAGGGAGTCCAGCTGCCCACGAGACCAGCCCCCTGGCTTTAGCACCTCACGCCCTCCAGACACGAAGGCCTGGGGAGGAACCAGAGTCAGCCGAGCCCCAAAGGGCAGTGCCTGGAGGAGGGTCTGAGCCGTGGGGACTGCCCTGGGCCGGCCACCTCCCCGACGATGACGGCTTGAAGCCTCGACGGGGGGCAGGGATGGCAAAGGCCTTTGGAAGCCGCCTGCCCCTCAGACAGTCTTGGAACACGGGGGGGCTTGCTGATGACGTTCTAGACAGAGGGGCTGTTTAGTCTTAGACCTGGCCAGGAGACACGCGGGTAAGACCAGGGGACGCGTGGACAGGATCCCGGGAGATACGTGACCCAGGACCGGGCACCTGCGGAGTCACTCACCAGACGGTCAGCAGCCAGTGAACCAGCAGGATCATctgtgggaaggaaggagagaactgAGTGAGACGCCccccggggcggggaggcggggaggggggcttgTGGAGCCAGGAAACACAGGAAGCCCCTGCATAGGGCCTAACAAGCTTTGCAAACACCTGTTGAAATACAAAAACCCACCAGCCACACTGAGCGAACCAGGCTCAGGTGAAGGACGAGGAGCGAGGCCAGGCCCGGGCTGCCGCGTGCCCTGGAGCAGCAGACGCCCAcagcccctcctgctcccagaggcagggtggggggggtccTCGGGGGCACCTGGCAATCGGCTCTGGCGTCAGCGGACGCCTGGACCGGGAATGGCTGGGGTGCGGGGGTGCGTGGGACTCCATCCACCGAGGCTGCTTTCTTGGCACAGCAGAGCTGGGGTACGGTGGGGGGCCACCTGCGTGCAAGGAGCGGGAGAGCACCGGGGGGCCGGGGGAAGAGCcaggggagggcggcggggggcccGGGAGGAGCAGGCCTTGGGGCCTCAGCGGAGCATGGATTTTATCTGAAGTGCATGGAGGGAAGCCACCGAGGGCTTTGTGCAAGGAAGTAACTTGCTGCGgtttaaggaaacaaaacacaacccCCGACTTTTTTCTAGATTTCTGTGCTATCCCGTCCCTTTCACCATCCCGGATGTGTTTAAAATAACAGCCCTCTTCGTGGAACTTGTCTCCACTGCTGGTGAGGGCAAGGGCCCCGCttggaagtggaggaggaggtgcaGATGCCATGGGGAGGGCAGGGTGCTGCCGGCGGCGGGCGGAGCTTCAGGAGGAGGGCGCTGGGTGCCAAGGGACAAGCAGGGCCCAGCCTGGCAAAGGGGAGGGGCAAGGTGTGCGAGAGCCACAGGTGGGAGCACAGACGGGGAGGCAGGAGCCAGAGCCCGGGCAGGGGGGCAGAGAGCAGACCTGGACCAGCAGGGGGCCAGGGCCCCCGGACCCCCACGGGGGCTTCCTCGGGGTCCCCGTGGTAGAGGGGGGCCTTGGAGGAGTCACTCAGGGGATTGGGGGGTCGGGCTGGGGGGGAAGCCGAGAGCCCAGGAGGGGGCACACAGGGCGAGGCCGTGCAGGGAACGGCCCAGGCTTCCGGACCCCGCAAAGGGCAGAAGGGCACCTGCTGGAAGGAGCCGTGGCCGTGGAGGGAAGAGCCCTGCGAGAAGAGCCCCGCTTGCTGCGCACCCAGCGGCGCCCAGCCCTCACGCGAGCCTTTGGAACAGATGCCACGATCGCTCCCCTTCTATGGACGGGAAAACCAGACTCAGGAAGCTGAGGCTGCCCCGGGCTCCCCGGACGGCGGGCGGTGGGCCTAGGAGTCAGCGGCGAGTGTGGCCCAGGCTCCCAGGGTCCAGGGGAGCTGCCTGAGCCGGTGGCGACCGCGCACACTCTCCGCAGGCGGGGGAGGTGGAATCGGGTCAGACGGCCGGGACGTCCCGCTGCACCCCGGGGCCCAGCGCCCGCCTCTGGGGAAGCCGCTCTGTCCAACCGGGGGGCCGGGGTGGCGCTCCGGGCATGTCCTGAGGGCCGCACACCCTCCATCCTGTGCGGGGAGCGGAGGAGCCATGTGCAGGGGAGGAGGCCGTGGCCCCTGACCGCCAGGCCTCTGGGGGCCCAGTGTGCTCCTTGCATTACAAAATGGGGACACCGAGGCAGAGGAGGCTGAGGTGCCAGGGTGTCCTCCCGAGAGGCTTACGAGACGTGACCAAATGGGGCTACGTGTCTCAGACATCTGGACTGTCAGCCGGCGCCCCTGGCATCTGCTTGGCACCCGCCTGGGGACCCAGCGGTGAGCGGGGCACATGTGGGGCTGGGCGGCCCTCCCAGAACCTCATGTGGCGGGAGACACCTGCTGAGCAGATCATCACCGCAGAGCGAGGGGTCCAACGAgaccgtcttttttttttcttttttgtttttttttaaagattttatttatttatccatgacagatacagagagatgcagagagagagaggcagagacacaggcagagggagaagcaggctccgtgcaggagcccgacgtgggactcgatcccgggaccccaggatcacaccctgggctgaaggcggtgctaagccaccAGCGGCTGCCCCAATGAGACCGTCTTTCCGAGGAAGATTCTAGTAAAGGAAGAGGAGCCTCCTGTACaagggggggtgcgggggggttACGAGGCCGGTGAGCGAGGCGGGCGTCAAGAAGAGACTTcgcggggcacctgggggctcagctgattaaggggtcgggtcacgatcccagggtccggcCAGAGCCTGTGTCAGCTCCCAGGTCACTGGGGCAtctgtgcctccctctccctctgcctgtgctctctccctctccatcaaataaataaaatctttaaaaaaaaaaaaaagagagcatttTAAGCAGAAGGGGCAGTACCTGCAAGGGCTCTGTGGCAGAAGGCAGCACGGAACACTCTGGAAACTGGAAAGACGCCAAGGTGGCCGGACAGGAGACCGTGGAGGGCACACaggaagcgggggtgggggggctggggctTGTGGGGAAGACTTCTGATCTTTATCTCAAGAGCCAACCACTGCCCCCCCAG from Canis lupus dingo isolate Sandy chromosome 2, ASM325472v2, whole genome shotgun sequence includes the following:
- the LOC112678118 gene encoding type-1 angiotensin II receptor-associated protein isoform X1 translates to MELPSVNLKMPAASSFCRRPWPHGLRSQAAPGQHWPPRKMILLVHWLLTVWGCITFSGPYPWANFTVLAVGVWAVAQRDSIDAISLFLGGLAATVFLDIVHLSVFYQRTGFSDTQRFGAGMAILSLLLKPLSCCFVYHMYRERGGEHLLYTGFLGPSQERSDYQTIESPEVPADPFVGSEGRGHSPQGY
- the LOC112678118 gene encoding type-1 angiotensin II receptor-associated protein isoform X6, whose amino-acid sequence is MILLVHWLLTVWGCITFSGPYPWANFTVLAVGVWAVAQRDSIDAISLFLGGLAATVFLDIVHLSVFYQRTGFSDTQRFGAGMAILSLLLKPLSCCFVYHMYRERGGEHLLYTGFLGPSQERSDYQTIESPEVPADPFVGSEGRGHSPQGY
- the LOC112678118 gene encoding type-1 angiotensin II receptor-associated protein isoform X3, whose translation is MELPSVNLKMILLVHWLLTVWGCITFSGPYPWANFTVLAVGVWAVAQRDSIDAISLFLGGLAATVFLDIVHLSVFYQRTGFSDTQRFGAGMAILSLLLKPLSCCFVYHMYRERGGEHLLYTGFLGPSQERSDYQTIESPEVPADPFVGSEGRGHSPQGY
- the LOC112678118 gene encoding type-1 angiotensin II receptor-associated protein isoform X5; protein product: MELPSVNLKMILLVHWLLTVWGCITFSGPYPWANFTVLAVGVWAVAQRDSIDAISLFLGGLAATVFLDIVHLSVFYQRTGFSDTQRFGAGMAILSLLLKPLSCCFVYHMYRERGGFLGPSQERSDYQTIESPEVPADPFVGSEGRGHSPQGY
- the LOC112678118 gene encoding type-1 angiotensin II receptor-associated protein isoform X4 yields the protein MELPSMILLVHWLLTVWGCITFSGPYPWANFTVLAVGVWAVAQRDSIDAISLFLGGLAATVFLDIVHLSVFYQRTGFSDTQRFGAGMAILSLLLKPLSCCFVYHMYRERGGEHLLYTGFLGPSQERSDYQTIESPEVPADPFVGSEGRGHSPQGY
- the LOC112678118 gene encoding type-1 angiotensin II receptor-associated protein isoform X2 translates to MELPSVNLKMPAASSFCRRPWPHGLRSQAAPGQHWPPRKMILLVHWLLTVWGCITFSGPYPWANFTVLAVGVWAVAQRDSIDAISLFLGGLAATVFLDIVHLSVFYQRTGFSDTQRFGAGMAILSLLLKPLSCCFVYHMYRERGGFLGPSQERSDYQTIESPEVPADPFVGSEGRGHSPQGY